A genome region from Triticum aestivum cultivar Chinese Spring chromosome 2B, IWGSC CS RefSeq v2.1, whole genome shotgun sequence includes the following:
- the LOC123043495 gene encoding two-component response regulator-like PRR37 isoform X1 — MRPRPPPPSAMDRHHHQQQQQPPSPQGDHAAQPRCWEEFLHRKTIRVLLVETDDSTRQVVTALLRHCMYQVIPAENGHQAWAYLQDMQSNIDLVLTEVFMHGGLSGIDLLGRIMNHEVCKDIPVIMMSSHNSMGTVLSCLSNGAADFLAKPIRKNELKNLWAHVWRRSHSSSGSGSGSAIQTQKCTKSKSADDSNNNSNNRNDDASMGLNARDGSDNGSGTQSSWTKRAVEIDSPQDMSPDQSVDPPDSTCAHVSHLKSEICSNRLRGTDNKKCQKPKETNGDEFKGKELEIGAPGNLNTDDQSSPNESSVKPTDNGRCEYLPQNNSNDTVMENSDEPIVRAADLIGSMAKNMDAQQAARAIDAPNCSSQVPEGKDADRENAMPYLELSLKRSRSTTEGADAIQEEQRNVVRRSDLSAFTRYNTCSFSNQGGAGFVGSCSPNGNSSKAAKTDAAQMKQGSNGSSNNNDMGSTTKSVMTKPGGNNKVSPINGNTHTSAFHRVQPWTPATATGKDKVDDVSKKNAAAAAAAAAKDNGGEAQSKHPCAAAHDANGGSAGGAQSNVINPSGPVEGHAANYGSNSGSNNNTNNGGSTAATAAAAAAVHGETGGIDKRSNMMHMKRERRVAAVNKFREKRKERNFGKKVRYQSRKRLAEQRPRVRGQFVRQPPPPAAVER; from the exons ATGCGACCGAG GCCGCCTCCTCCTAGCGCCATGGACCGTCatcaccaccagcagcagcagcagccgccgtcGCCTCAAGGGGACCATGCCGCCCAGCCGCGCTGCTGGGAGGAGTTCCTCCACAGGAAGACCATCCGGGTCCTGCTCGTGGAGACCGACGACTCCACCCGGCAggtcgtcaccgccctgctccgccACTGCATGTACCAAG TTATCCCTGCTGAAAACGGCCACCAGGCGTGGGCGTATCTCCAGGACATGCAGAGCAACATCGACCTTGTTCTGACAGAGGTCTTCATGCACGGCGGTCTCTCCGGGATCGACCTGCTCGGCAGGATCATGAACCACGAGGTCTGCAAGGACATCCCCGTCATCA TGATGTCGTCGCACAATTCGATGGGCACGGTCCTCAGTTGCCTGTCAAATGGTGCTGCTGACTTCTTGGCCAAGCCGATACGTAAGAACGAGCTTAAGAACCTTTGGGCGCATGTGTGGAGACGCTCTCACAGC TCCAGTGGCAGTGGTAGTGGAAGTGCCATTCAGACGCAGAAGTGTACCAAATCAAAGAGCGCTGACGATTCCAATAATAACAGCAATAACCGCAACGACGATGCCAGCATGGGGCTCAATGCAAGGGATGGCAGCGATAATGGTAGTGGCACTCAG AGCTCATGGACAAAGCGTGCCGTTGAGATCGACAGTCCACAGGACATGTCTCCGGATCAGTCAGTTGATCCTCCTGATAGCACTTGCGCGCATGTGAGCCACCTCAAGTCAGAGATATGCAGCAATAGATTAAGAGGTACAGATAACAAAAAATGCCAGAAACCAAAAGAAACTAATG GTGATGAGTTCAAAGGGAAGGAGCTGGAGATAGGTGCCCCTGGTAATTTGAACACAGATGATCAATCCTCCCCGAACGAGAGTTCGGTCAAACCAACAGATAATGGACGGTGTGAGTATCTGCCACAGAACAACTCCAACGATACAGTTATGGAAAATTCGGATGAGCCAATTGTTCGAGCTGCTGACCTAATCGGTTCGATGGCCAAAAACATGGACGCCCAACAGGCAGCTAGAGCAATAGATGCTCCTAACTGCTCCTCACAAGTGCCGGAAGGGAAAGACGCCGACCGTGAGAACGCCATGCCATATCTTGAGCTGAGCCTAAAGAGGTCGAGATCGACCACGGAGGGTGCGGATGCGATCCAGGAGGAACAGAGGAACGTCGTGAGACGATCAGACCTCTCGGCATTCACGAG GTACAATACGTGCTCGTTCTCCAATCAAGGCGGGGCAGGGTTCGTCGGGAGCTGTTCGCCCAACGGCAACAGCTCCAAGGCCGCGAAAACGGACGCCGCTCAGATGAAGCAAGGCTCAAatggcagcagcaacaacaacgacATGGGCTCCACCACCAAGAGCGTGATGACCAAGCCCGGTGGCAATAACAAGGTTTCACCCATCAACGGCAACACGCACACGTCGGCGTTCCATCGTGTGCAGCCATGGACGCCGGCGACAGCAACAGGGAAAGACAAGGTTGATGACGTGAGCAAGAAGAatgctgcagcagcagcagccgcagcagcgaAAGACAATGGTGGTGAAGCACAGAGCAAACACCCCTGTGCAGCGGCCCATGATGCGAATGGTGGATCGGCAGGAGGCGCTCAGTCCAACGTGATCAATCCCTCGGGTCCTGTTGAAGGTCATGCTGCCAACTATGGTAGCAACTCTGGCAGTAATAACAATACCAATAACGGTGGGAGCACcgcagctactgctgctgctgctgctgctgtacatGGTGAGACCGGTGGCATCGACAAAAGAAGCAACATGATGCACATGAAACGGGAGCGCCGGGTGGCTGCCGTGAACAAATTCAGAGAGAAGAGAAAAGAGAGGAACTTCGGGAAGAAG GTGCGTTACCAGAGCAGGAAGCGGCTGGCGGAGCAGCGCCCACGGGTGCGCGGGCAGTTCGTGCGGCAGCCGCCACCGCCGGCTGCCGTGGAGAGATAA
- the LOC123043495 gene encoding two-component response regulator-like PRR37 isoform X2, with translation MRPRPPPPSAMDRHHHQQQQQPPSPQGDHAAQPRCWEEFLHRKTIRVLLVETDDSTRQVVTALLRHCMYQVIPAENGHQAWAYLQDMQSNIDLVLTEVFMHGGLSGIDLLGRIMNHEVCKDIPVIMMSSHNSMGTVLSCLSNGAADFLAKPIRKNELKNLWAHVWRRSHSSSGSGSGSAIQTQKCTKSKSADDSNNNSNNRNDDASMGLNARDGSDNGSGTQSSWTKRAVEIDSPQDMSPDQSVDPPDSTCAHVSHLKSEICSNRLRGDEFKGKELEIGAPGNLNTDDQSSPNESSVKPTDNGRCEYLPQNNSNDTVMENSDEPIVRAADLIGSMAKNMDAQQAARAIDAPNCSSQVPEGKDADRENAMPYLELSLKRSRSTTEGADAIQEEQRNVVRRSDLSAFTRYNTCSFSNQGGAGFVGSCSPNGNSSKAAKTDAAQMKQGSNGSSNNNDMGSTTKSVMTKPGGNNKVSPINGNTHTSAFHRVQPWTPATATGKDKVDDVSKKNAAAAAAAAAKDNGGEAQSKHPCAAAHDANGGSAGGAQSNVINPSGPVEGHAANYGSNSGSNNNTNNGGSTAATAAAAAAVHGETGGIDKRSNMMHMKRERRVAAVNKFREKRKERNFGKKVRYQSRKRLAEQRPRVRGQFVRQPPPPAAVER, from the exons ATGCGACCGAG GCCGCCTCCTCCTAGCGCCATGGACCGTCatcaccaccagcagcagcagcagccgccgtcGCCTCAAGGGGACCATGCCGCCCAGCCGCGCTGCTGGGAGGAGTTCCTCCACAGGAAGACCATCCGGGTCCTGCTCGTGGAGACCGACGACTCCACCCGGCAggtcgtcaccgccctgctccgccACTGCATGTACCAAG TTATCCCTGCTGAAAACGGCCACCAGGCGTGGGCGTATCTCCAGGACATGCAGAGCAACATCGACCTTGTTCTGACAGAGGTCTTCATGCACGGCGGTCTCTCCGGGATCGACCTGCTCGGCAGGATCATGAACCACGAGGTCTGCAAGGACATCCCCGTCATCA TGATGTCGTCGCACAATTCGATGGGCACGGTCCTCAGTTGCCTGTCAAATGGTGCTGCTGACTTCTTGGCCAAGCCGATACGTAAGAACGAGCTTAAGAACCTTTGGGCGCATGTGTGGAGACGCTCTCACAGC TCCAGTGGCAGTGGTAGTGGAAGTGCCATTCAGACGCAGAAGTGTACCAAATCAAAGAGCGCTGACGATTCCAATAATAACAGCAATAACCGCAACGACGATGCCAGCATGGGGCTCAATGCAAGGGATGGCAGCGATAATGGTAGTGGCACTCAG AGCTCATGGACAAAGCGTGCCGTTGAGATCGACAGTCCACAGGACATGTCTCCGGATCAGTCAGTTGATCCTCCTGATAGCACTTGCGCGCATGTGAGCCACCTCAAGTCAGAGATATGCAGCAATAGATTAAGAG GTGATGAGTTCAAAGGGAAGGAGCTGGAGATAGGTGCCCCTGGTAATTTGAACACAGATGATCAATCCTCCCCGAACGAGAGTTCGGTCAAACCAACAGATAATGGACGGTGTGAGTATCTGCCACAGAACAACTCCAACGATACAGTTATGGAAAATTCGGATGAGCCAATTGTTCGAGCTGCTGACCTAATCGGTTCGATGGCCAAAAACATGGACGCCCAACAGGCAGCTAGAGCAATAGATGCTCCTAACTGCTCCTCACAAGTGCCGGAAGGGAAAGACGCCGACCGTGAGAACGCCATGCCATATCTTGAGCTGAGCCTAAAGAGGTCGAGATCGACCACGGAGGGTGCGGATGCGATCCAGGAGGAACAGAGGAACGTCGTGAGACGATCAGACCTCTCGGCATTCACGAG GTACAATACGTGCTCGTTCTCCAATCAAGGCGGGGCAGGGTTCGTCGGGAGCTGTTCGCCCAACGGCAACAGCTCCAAGGCCGCGAAAACGGACGCCGCTCAGATGAAGCAAGGCTCAAatggcagcagcaacaacaacgacATGGGCTCCACCACCAAGAGCGTGATGACCAAGCCCGGTGGCAATAACAAGGTTTCACCCATCAACGGCAACACGCACACGTCGGCGTTCCATCGTGTGCAGCCATGGACGCCGGCGACAGCAACAGGGAAAGACAAGGTTGATGACGTGAGCAAGAAGAatgctgcagcagcagcagccgcagcagcgaAAGACAATGGTGGTGAAGCACAGAGCAAACACCCCTGTGCAGCGGCCCATGATGCGAATGGTGGATCGGCAGGAGGCGCTCAGTCCAACGTGATCAATCCCTCGGGTCCTGTTGAAGGTCATGCTGCCAACTATGGTAGCAACTCTGGCAGTAATAACAATACCAATAACGGTGGGAGCACcgcagctactgctgctgctgctgctgctgtacatGGTGAGACCGGTGGCATCGACAAAAGAAGCAACATGATGCACATGAAACGGGAGCGCCGGGTGGCTGCCGTGAACAAATTCAGAGAGAAGAGAAAAGAGAGGAACTTCGGGAAGAAG GTGCGTTACCAGAGCAGGAAGCGGCTGGCGGAGCAGCGCCCACGGGTGCGCGGGCAGTTCGTGCGGCAGCCGCCACCGCCGGCTGCCGTGGAGAGATAA